The sequence gcaaattggcatgtaaagtgtgttgttaaataagtgtatatgtgtataaaagtatatggcaagtagtgatattggttccacaattattatcatcaagtgttcatgagatggattgcctgagggaagaaactgtttctgtgttgggctgttctggtgcgcagtgctctgtagcgtcgaccagaaggtaaaagttcaaagaggcagtgtgctgggtgtgaggggtccagagggattttggcagcccttctgctcgctctggataagtacagttcttggggagtaggaagggttgtaccagtgattcgctcaaaagtccgaactattcaacgtagtctttggagatcgaatttagtagctgagctaaaccagacagttattgatgtgcagatggctgattcaatgatggaggtgtagaactgtttcagcagctcctttgggaggttgaacttcctcagctgacgaataaagtacagcctctgttgagcttttttgacaatggagtcaatgtgagtgtcccacttcaggtcctgagagatggtggtgcccaggaacctgaatgactccactgctgccacaatgctgtccatgatgctcagtggggggagagcaggggagtttctcctgaagtccactatcatctccactgttttgagcgtgttgagctccaggttgttgtgactgcaccagacagccaactccttaacctcctgtctgtaagcagattcatcaccgtcctgaatgaggccgataagtgtggtgtcgtctgcaaacttcaagagtttGCATCCACTCTTGcatttgcacacatacactatggacaatttagcttattcaattcagtacggtggcgcagtgggtagcacaatcacctcacaggaAGAGGTTtttggtttgagccctggctgggtcagttggtgtttctgtgtggagtttgaatgttctccccttgttggcgtgggttttctctgtgtgcaccagtttctcccacaagtccaaagacatgtggtataggtgaattgggtgagctaaattgtccatagggtatgagtgtgtatggatgtttcccagtgacagggaaccagtgaccttcttgctgtgaggcgattatgctacccactgcgccactgtgacgccccatGTTTTATTTCATGACTGTCAAATCAAATATGTGATATTGTGGTGCTGAGATTGGTGCTTGGAGTGTTTACAGAGGCCCAGTTATCCTGTGTCCAAAAATTAAACCTTCACTGTGATTGTTTTTGTAGGTTTTGCAGAAGGTTGACTAAATGTAACAGAGTGCCACAGGGGCTTCAGACACTTTGGGTTTCAACGCTTGCTCAATTTTAGCCCTTACTTCAAAATGACCACCTTTGGTGTCAGTGTTTAGAGGAAATCATACTACAGAGAGTTAAGTAAATATAAAAGAGCCATCTGAGACCCCCTAAAAAAACTTTCCATGTCAATGTATGGTTTTAGGTTAAATCTGGGACCACTAGAGGGCTTTGGGTCTGTTGACGGTGTCCATTTTTGGCGCACTGTCAACAGAGATCTTCATAAACTCttgataatatttaataatttagtgatattatttattatatgtgtatTGTCTAACAAGGAGGTTgtgaaataaagtgttactgtttttAATCCACCCATTCACAAACTTCAAAGGTAGCCTAATAGGCCATCGTTTATTTGGACACAGTAACTTGGTAATGCCATGTCTTGTTAATTTTACAATACTGTGGTAATTTTTCAATCACCCTGATACCATGTTCTGTACACAACATGGAGTTTGAACGTGGTAATCACCATGTTTTTGGTAGGATACCAGTGAGACATGACAGCAGTGTCGTTTCAAGCACATTGAAGAATATACTATAAAACGTGAATGTTATCCTCATTCAGAACCATACTATCACCATGTCGTTAACCTATATTAAAgtctaaatattataaataacttGTTTTGGCTATGTGCCAGAAGCGGGGTCTTGTCTCCATTTCAGTAGATGGCAGTATCGACTCGAGCCCCCTGTGGACGCGCTGCATCAGTCCAGTGAACAACAGGACGTTTATGGCTATTCCTGGCTGTCCTATGTGGAACGATTTTCCTGCGCTGCCGGGCGTGTTTATGCTCTAGATCTACCCGTACCGAACAGCTCGACCTGCCCCAGCCTTAACACCTTAATTATTCAGTGATGGCGGCGAGTGCCAAGCGAAAACAGGAGGAGAAGCACCTGAAGATGCTTCGGGAGATGACCAGCCTGCCTCCCAATAGGAAATGCTTTGATTGCGACCAGCGCGGCCCGACCTACGTCAACATGACAGTGGGCTCGTTTGTGTGCACCACCTGTTCCGGAATACTGTAAGTTTATAACGAGGCCAGTCATATTCACGCAGATGGTGTATGAACTTGTTGTTTTTTCCCGTGAGTCTGTACGGGCAGACGCCTAACAACCCCTCCCATCCGAGAGCTCATCTGCAGGATGTGTCCCAGCTGTCTCTTTAACATCTTCAGAACATCAGCTTCACTGAAATAGCAGGAGATTCGGAGCCAGAGCAGCCGGGCTTCCCGCTGATGTTCACGGGGTAAAGCGTGGCGTTCGTGCTTCATGACTGGATGTGAGATTGTGTTCAAAAAGTACTGTATTAGTGTGTGACACACCCATGTTTAAACATTAGGAGTggttatgtatgtttttttttatcataactaGATGAACTGGAGAagctattttattaattaataatggtTTCACAAGTTGAAATCTCTGCATTACATCGAGGTACTGGGAATAGGGCCCCTGGGAGCACATACATGTAGGGGCTCTTAGTTAACTGCTTAGTCAGTTTGTGTTTTATGTTGGTGTGTTATGACGGGGGCCATCAGTGACCCCCAGGGAGGCCTGCAGATGATGCTGCACTTTATGATCCAAAATCAAAAACGCCACCCTCTGTGTAGTTGTCTTTTTTGAGGCATTTTGTGCACATGTTTTGCATACAGTATTTGACTGAGGATGACAGGGGCAGCTATGAAGTGCACAAGGGCCCAATTTAGGATCCCATGTCAATAATGAAATCTTTAATGTCAGGGTTTTTATTTCAACATTCCACAGAGTTGACTAAACATGGTCACATTTGCCACCAGGTCCTCACACAGGCTCAAAATAGCCACAAAGGGTGGCAGTGTTTTTAGGATGTTATAAGACTGTGAGCCTCAGTTTAAGGTCTTTACAGCCACCACCGATGTGAGTGTCTGCGTGACGTTTTGGTCCAAAGATCTAACTGAATACAGGGGGTCCCAGAGACCTTTGGGTCTTAAAAAAGGTTAAAAGTTGATATGTCAAtttcaagagttcgcacttagatattgcttgataataatggcaggtttggcatgctgtcctgggagaaaaCCCTAAGctctgagataattgagcccagggttccagcctggtcaatgagcatgtaaggggagtatGAGAGTTCTCGTGAGCTCCCCCTGCTAACTGGAGAAAAggtggagatggggtggatggggggttctTTGGAAAACGAAGTAAAGGGAGTAGTTTTAGCCAGGCTACTTGTATTGAGTTTAGATTAAtttgattggctaactaatgattatagatgagagaccagctgcgattaatcatatcatgtgctcctctcgaaattagttgcTATAAGCattgtcccaaatggcacactatgcacttatgcacttgcACACTCAACAGCAAAGGAAATGTtagtagtgtcgtcccaaatggaaaaccaatgctttttttttttactaagcgggaAGTCAAATCGTTTCCCAGATAATGTTTGTCAGTTGccaaattactgaaataaatgaccaaactcccaaataatacctgccatgagtataaccgcattcaccacaATCCAAAAAGTAATCTATAAAGTAAttcaacatgtgcgcccgatagctctgcCCCTTTCGCTATGTGAGCAAACCTGCgactgttgagtgcgtgaagtgtccaacattgcacacttcattttatcggttgcataagtgcatcatccgggtaattaatgTGCacttagagttttcagtgtgaacgcattacttaaactatttatactacaaattgGCGTAgtatagtgcataagtatgtgatttgggaccaCCTTTAGAGAAATTTAGGGTCCTTAAAAAGTGCTAACAAgccttaaatgctattttacaagatattaaattttgtatatttttgataaTACAGTGTATAGTTGTATAGTGAAGTTTGCCAGAATTTAATTTGCGAATATTGGGGTGCTATGTAGTTTATAATACCTGCACGATTTGACATCACGCTGTTTTGTTTACTGCggtaaccaaggcaacactgtTAATCCTGCTCTTTTATAGGTGCCACCTGCTGGATAAGCATTTTTATTCAggatataaataatgttttagtcaggattagtttcttacaaccagttagggctgggcgataattcgAAAACGATAATTATCATGATATATTTTTCTGATAATACGATGATGACAGTTTGGTAAGTGTTCGATAATTTTTATACACTTTGCATAAAGCTGCGCAGGAATTTTGCAGCCTGCACTTCCAGATGCTGCATGTAGTACAAGTTAACAGCCATATAGTTGCACTTGGAAGAGTaagaaaaattaagttaaaaaaaaaaaaaaaacaagatcagagacattgttgacaagaaacgTCACTAAACTTCAGTAGTCTGTAGCTACATAGTTTTTTTGCAATCCAACACAAGagcaaaatgtgttaaatcagctgcacaaagggattggcatgctgaaaatcctTTAAAATTGATTAATATAATGATTTGACATTTATCGTGATAATTACCTATATagactgatatgaaaaaaattatcgtgatcgtttttttttttgccatatcgtccagacCTCAACCAGTATTTCgtaaatacactgttaaaatgtCGCCAATGTTACCAGTGTTTTGTCAATTTGTTCTACCTTGTCAGGTTGTCCTACcttccattcaaaaagtaggttgcaaattttgatgacgcaatatgctacccatcagattttgttaccagtgtaaattttaatgtggagtagtgtgatatgaagctgtaatgtcGCCGTAATTTACCTAATccataaccccaacctcagaaacattcaaatacagtgttaatCTGATTGTTAGGTTTTCAGCAGTTGAATACTAAAGTGGCGATCAGGCTTTGAAATGTATGAATAGTGTCTTAATGTATTAAATCTCACTCTCTGATACCTGTATATACCCTGAAATAATAGGGCCCAGTTAAGAGTTCTCTGTCAACAGAGCCACTGTTGGTGTTAGTGTTGTGATTACATTCTGGTTCAGACATCTGACTAAATGTGATTGGAGGGTTTTTAGATTTCCAACACTGACAGTTGTGTTTATGCTCTAGATTTGGGGTTCCCCAACAGACCACCTTCTATATCAGTGTTTTTATGGCCTTCTGCTGCAGATTtaattcagttcaagtttatttataaagcgcttttactatgtagattgtgtcaaaaccgcttaacatagaagttctagtaaaatccagattttagagttgaagttcagttcagtgtggtttaaatttcattgctgaatgttcaaacactgaaaacaaaatccatctatgcgcagctccacaagtcccaatccaAGAGAGCCtgtggcaacagtggcgaggcAAGAAACTTCAGGTGAAGGAAGAAAAAAGCcttgagagaaactaggctcttttgggcacaaccatttttctctctggccaaacttcctgtgtggagcttcAGTCTTGGTGCCGGATaacgctggatgtccatcgtAGAGAACTGTAGGTCACCAGtgggtgatcaggctggcccacaggatcaatgcggcgACTCGTGTGTCAATGTGTCACTATTAGGAATCGGTCTCATgcactccactcctccatgaccaccacagcatcagctcaggatacggcctggtccaggattatggaaaccttggcatcatttcttcacaggtcttggattgcAACAATGccactgcataatctctgggggccttgggatgagttccccaggtggaaatagagaataaagaaaataattagcatagcagAGAGTTGACTAAAGATGACAGGGGCCCAAAAGGACCTCTGGGGCTCACTGAAACTCTTCATCGAGCCTCACTTTTTAGGCTCAAGTCAAAAGAGACATTTTTGTGtcaagaaatgaatgaatttgatggGGCCCGATACGGAGCCCTTGGGGTTTTCAACAAAGTTTCAGTTCACCACCTTGAGTGTTGGGAATGTAGAGATATGTTGAATGTTGAGCCTGTACTTACTTTTTGGTTGACTTGTTATGCTTTTCTAGACTATAggattttattctagcttaaacttattataaatttagtttaaatcaaacttaatataaatttaaaataaataggacCAGCCAATAAATATGCATGACTAATAAAAGTAGGGCTCTGAAACATGCAAGTTTACACACTTTTCTCTGCAGTCTTTGATGTTCATGTCATTTGTTTTGTACCCCAGACGAGGCCTCAACCCGCCACACAGAGTGAAGTCCATCTCTATGACAACTTTCACCCAACAGGAAATCGAGTTCTTGCAAAAACACAGCAATGAGGTACAACACTAATAGTGCATTATGACATATACACATACTGATGAGATTCCAATAAGTagcctctctctctgtgtttgtgctcagatcTGCAAACACATTTGGCTGGGGCTGTATGACGACAAGAGCTCTGTGATCCCAGATTTCCGTGAACCTCAGAAAGTCAAAGAGTTTCTTCAGGAGAAATATGAGAAGAAAAGATGGTAAGGAGATCCatcctttttataaatatttgggaAAATTTTGATCGATTaaaggttctgaatgttgattccGATTGTTtgtcgattaatcgcccagcatATTTTCATACGCCAATGCGGGCATCAGCCAGTCATATTGCTTTATGCTTTAACTGTCAAGTGTTAACAATAAAGCCTTTTATATTAGTGTGAACCAGGGGtgccaaactcagtcctggagggccgttgtcctgcaaACTTTGCAGAATTAGAATTGGACAGCACCCGTGCATGGATTTTTTGCATTTACTCACTGTCATATCCAGCTTTATTTATGTGAGATCATCCAACAAGATGTATATTTTGATAACtatttgtgtttttgacagtttaGGCATGAAGAGAACAGGTTGCACGCTGTTTGAGGGAACTAAAATCATGCTTGCATTACATGACTCAGTTGTTTATTTCCATTCATCTTTTAATTGATGaagcaaattaaaaataacatatttgacAAACAATATGTTTGAATGGTGTGTTCCTCTGGTACTCCAAATAAATAAGTGTGGAAAAAAGTCTTCTAGCTTATACCATTTGCACTGTCTGCTCTCTGCAGTGCCTCCTCCAGCAACTACAACTGCAACCGTTTCAAGCATAACATTTAAAACACGATTTTTTTAGGCATTAAGTAATGGCGTAAATCTTTAATTTGAGGAGTGCAATTGTTAGTAAATTGcattgattaatttaaatacttTTCTCCCATAAAATTTGCAGATTATCGGAAAAATCCTTCAAATTCATATTCAGTAATGCTTGTAGCACAGAAGCTATTGTTTTCTGTACATGTTTAGTGAATACAGACAGTATATTTTAAATTCCATAAAAGGCtgttgagcaattccagcgttatagatgtgacatttTTAGTAAGActtaaaatataaattcacagagaaagtatgttaacattatattgaaacatctgtttatatttttcaaaagaactaaccacagagttatgggatcagaaaaatatcaatctgtaaacgtttttagactttaaatgaggaaaataaatatgtgttatggatgtgaccaaaaaaactatgcaggtttacagtatacaaaatactttgtagaaattctgtgaattaaacaggACAACCCAAACGAAATAATGATCAAAAGGATAAGAGGTGGCTTTctgtagaacaaacatgattgattttattttatttaatattttttgcatttatgagaaaaaaagcTTCATAATGAATGTGACATGTGAAATTGCTACTTTTGTGACttttgtaaatcaaatataattgtttgaaagaGTTGACAGAAatgtttttgagtatttttacagtactgtaaaatacttgcttacacaaaaaacctagaaagggttttgttattttggtgaaaacctaaTTTTATTCATGGcatggttgacatttgcatggaattgctttaTCAAATCTGGCCCCTGGTCTTTTAAATGAAAGTGctgattttatttgtaaaaacactgttaaattaatttaaatgtagacAAAAATGTGTATAGTTCTATATGTATAAATGCTGCATTAGACTCTCAGAAACTTGATTTTCTTGCTGGAGATGTCCATATGTCAGTTCTCAACTGATAGAAATAGCATCACATGTGTGCACATACAAGCATGATTtgtttttggattttttatttatttatttttttgcccagcAAACAGCATTGTTTAAGATGTATGGCATTTTTTAGAATGTAGTTCAGACATAATGGACCAAGAGAACCAAACCTCGAGTGTGAACACTCactactaggcatgggacgataactggtttcaaggttaccgtgatttggaaaagtcaaggttttaaaaccgctacaATAATCTGTCATACCGTTTTttggtatatgtaaggttttttttatgtgctgtaaagaaatctgtgtttttgaaactaatgaaaataGCAGAGgtcaattactttttttaattgtttagtttGACATCTTTACTGGTCCAAAATATACTGCTCAAGAAAAATAAAGGGAGCTCTTGGAGTAACATTGCGTTGTTTAattgttccctttatttttttgttgagctgtgtattataaatgtttgggaaaaatttgtttttacacagacatttaaaaaagaacattttcgagcagtaatcacaatatcatgatatcgtgaaactgtgatatttttattcaaggttatcatactgtcagaaatcTAAACTGGCTCATGCCTACTCACTACATTGTTAAATATGCCCACACCACATTTTAGTCTATTAAACCTATTCAAAATCTCATTATAAAATCCCCAGGGAGCCTAACGTAATCATAGCCTTCGGTGTTGACCTACAAATTGACAGCTCTGTTATTGTGGCACCATCATATGCAGGTATGTTCCCCCAGAACAAGCCAAGGTTTTAGCCTCTGTGCAGGCCTCGATATCTGGTTCATCAGCTAGCAGCACCAGCAGCACCCCAGAAGTCCTTCCACAGCCCCTCAAAACCCTGCATCTTACCAAGACTCCTTCTAACCAGGTAACTAcacatttcattcagaaacaaaacGGTTTTGTTCTCCTCAGTAAATCCAGGTTATGCACTGTATTTTGATTCATGAACTACCCCCATTTTCTCCCTCAGTCCCCAGTGATCAGTCGTGCTCAGTCTGTAGGCCAGGAGAAGAAGTTTGACCTCCTCTCAGACTTGGGTGGAGATATTTTTGCTGCCCCTCAAGCTCAAACTGCCGGCTCTTCAAACTTTGCAAATTTTGCACATTTTAACAGGCCCTCAGGTAAccatttgttttaaattatgtatgaGAGAGAAGCATATTTAGAAGCTGTGGCTTGTCACAAGTTCCATTAAATGTTTCTCATGTTGTAGCATTTTGTTGTTCACCTAAAGGGATTGTCCCCCCATTAAAAGATTCCATCGTCATTTACCAGACCCTCCAAGATTTCACATATCCCCGATTCATTAAATCCAAACATCTCCTATCAGAATTCATGCCGCTTTCATATCCTTCTGTAGATAAACATTTGTTACAATTCTGTACTCATGGGAGTCGTTTCCAAGATTCTGAAAGACTTTCAAAGTTATCAAGACAATTCGTCACTTTGGAATTATAAGGCTCTTTCTGCATCCTAAATGATTTTGAgttattgagcttcaaagttttcgcAGTCCATAGCAAACCATGTGTGTGTAATAGTCCTCTTTCATACATTACCATGACCGAGACCTTAAAAGTACTCTACATGTAAATGATcaattctcttaaatttgcaaatcggggtaaaaaaaaaaagtaattttcagCTTGGAATTATAAGTTTATATGTGGCAGATCATttattgaagcattacttttcaagaaatacaatcacaaaaaattaaaaattggtgttgtaacaatatgttaatGCTTGAGAAGGTTAAGTTTTTGCTTcctataacatttaattaatgttttaggatAAATATTGTTTCTTGTTCATaataagcatacaaggctgtgctagaCATtgtgtccagtgcagatgttaattttatgtaattaatatggtaatatttattaaattagatgctttataataatttttttaggggttttcacctttatcgataggacagtggagatgtacagacaggaaagtgtggggagcagaggtAGGGGAAGGactggcaaaggacctcgagccgggaatcaaactcgggtcaccgcgAGCACCTCTGTgctatgtgtcgatgcactaaccactcgGCCATTGGCACCGACGAATTAGATGCTTTATATGGACTATTGAATTATAGTTATTGAATTAAAtgtcccatgaattaaattaagtatttgcccttcaaggcttaatatcacatttaaagactttaaaagaaaacagacaataagcaaatgagtttaataaacactgaaaaatgtttcagtctatatatacacaaataaaaatatttcacatttaat is a genomic window of Danio aesculapii chromosome 2, fDanAes4.1, whole genome shotgun sequence containing:
- the agfg1b gene encoding arf-GAP domain and FG repeat-containing protein 1b isoform X2, producing MAASAKRKQEEKHLKMLREMTSLPPNRKCFDCDQRGPTYVNMTVGSFVCTTCSGILRGLNPPHRVKSISMTTFTQQEIEFLQKHSNEICKHIWLGLYDDKSSVIPDFREPQKVKEFLQEKYEKKRWYVPPEQAKVLASVQASISGSSASSTSSTPEVLPQPLKTLHLTKTPSNQSPVISRAQSVGQEKKFDLLSDLGGDIFAAPQAQTAGSSNFANFAHFNRPSGGGMSVPPLPSMPPAPPLAGLSREDRYAALAELDSALSTTIPIPAQGGFGGVPGAPAPPPQHGLPNMQQGFAAAPSTNPFVAAGMVQEPMSTNPFQTNGRAAASASFGTGSMSMPAGFGNTTSYCLPTSFSGTFQQQFPGQGPFPPPAAYHQQPNGGFPAYGQAKPMGNYGQAVTGPGISSNPFMGGGPAGPYPTGGSSTNPFL